GTACTGCCGGTACTCGTATGGCGTTGACTGTTATCAATCATTGTCCGGCTATTATCGATTGTCTTCCGGCTATTATCACGCACGCTGTTATCAATCATTGTCCGGCTATTATCGATTGTCTTCCGGCTATTATCATGCACACTATTATCATGCACACTGCTATCGGTATGCCGTTGGCTATTATCGACATGGCTACGGCTATTATTAATATGCTGGCTGTTATCCACATGATGTTGGCTGCTATCAATAGTAATATTGATGTTGATAGGAGCGGGTTCGGGCTTTTTGCCGGCATCAGGTGTCGGCCCTGCCACAGGCTCCGGGGTTTTAGCCTCGGGCAGTTTGTCCACCGGAATTTTCGTAAAAATATCACGTAACAATACGGGGATTAATGCTTTCAGCTCAAGGTGCCTTGCTTCCCTACCCAGGTTAACACCCTGTTCTTGCGTTAATTTTCCATGGCACATATCCAGAGCATCAACGGTTTTCGCCGCCGCTCTGTCAATAAGCGCTGTAAGATTACTGCGCGTTTGCGGATCTAACGTACAACCAAATTGATGTTCAATGCAGTCGGCAACATACGGCATCACTTCATTTGTGACAAAGCTCGTCGATAATGTCCCTAAATTACCGCCAGTATTCTCTGTGATGATGCTTAACAATTTCTGGTGCAGGGCTTCAAGCTTTGCTTCCGCTTTCTTTGTTGCCGGCAGCCATGGTCCAAAAGCCGATTTCTCCTTCAGGCCATCTTTCATGATCTGCGCAGTGTACTCTTCCCCCACCTTGATCAACAGCTCTGTTGCCGCCGCCGACTGACTGGTGGCGCTTAGCGCTGAGCGAAAAAGCGTCGCAAACTCCGTTACCGCTTTCTTGGCAGCAACGTTATCTGAACCAGCGAAAATCGCCTTTAGCGCTTCAGTGTCATTCCCACATTTAAATAACGTCTCCAGGCTCGCATGTCTGGCCAGCGCCGGAAAATCTTCCAGTTTAGGGCCTTTAATGTCCCCTAAAGGAGAAGTAGTCGCACTTTCTCTGATTGCCGAGATATTCGCTGCAAGCTTCGTCGCTTGCATTTTTACCTCATTTTGTATACCCGCCATCCTGACCGGAGACTGAAGGCTTACACTTGATACCATTATTAATGTCCTCTTCTGTTATCCCTGCAGGAAGCTTTTGGCGGTTTCCAGACTGCTACTTATCGTACTGCTCAGCACTTTGACCAGGTTGTCGTACAATGAATTGGCATTGCTGTATTTCTGCGTCAGCGTCTGTAGCGTTGTTTTTAAATTTTCTTCCTGCGCTTTAAAACCAGACTGCCAGGCCTGATATTTGGCGTTATCCATTTCGAGGGCAGTACCAGATCCTATTCCACCAAGATCGCTTACCATTTTGTTCAGTGGCCCCAAATCCACCAGTACAACATAACCGCCACCTGACGACTTTAGGCAGCTGTCTGGTAAATTCAGTTCTTTAATCCACTGTTCGGCCTCCGCTCTCGACGCAGTTGTTACGCCACTACCGTTCTGCGTGGGAAATAAAATCGTATTTTGATTTACCTGGTTGTATTTATTAACCAGACTACTTATTTCACTTTTAAGCGAATTAACGTTTAGCTTAACGGTATTTCCATCTTTACCCGGTGATAACCAGCCTCCCATTTTGGAAAGAATATCACTGAAAGCCTGATAAAAATCGGTATAGACTGCGACAACGTTTTCATAAACGCCCAGATAGCTGTCACCTATCGCAGAGATATTTTGGGAAACCATCTCCCAAATCTCGGCATCGGAAATAGTTGTTTTTGGCTGCGCCATAGGCGAAGCGCTAAATGAGGCCGAGGTCGGCGCAGAAAACGCGCTTCGCAGGTTCTCATTTTGTTCTGCGGATAATGACACGCCGGACTTCGCCAGAGCATTCAGGCTGCTGGTCAACTGTTGGCGCGCCAGCGTGCGCTCGTCATTATTCTCTTCAGAGATCGGTGGCGTTGACTGCAACGTCTGTTGTGCCTGCTGGGCTTTAGTCGCCGCCTGCGATAATGAGATGATATCTGTGCCGCGATGTTCTGTGGTAGACGGTACCGCGGCAATCTCGACATGCTCGCTCGCCGAAGGAGTCTGCGACCGTTCAGCAACGAGCCCCGGATGAGGAGAAGCGGAATAATTTTGAATATTAAGCATAATATCCCCAATTCGCCATCAGGAGAGCGATTACATCACTCCCCTGATGGCGTATAGATGACCTGTCAGATTAAGCGCGAATATTGCCTGCGATTGCAGCGAGTGCGGATGCTTTCGACTGGTTAATGCTTTCCATTGTTTTCAGCATTTCCTGAATCAGGCTGGTCGATTTACGTGAACTCTCACGGGCTTCGTCCGATGCGGTGCTGGCAACGCGGTTATTCACCTGGCTAATCTGCTGCTCGGAACGTTCCTGAGTAGCAGCGTACTGGCCGGACGCCCCTGCAATACCGCCGACCGTGACCGAGTTCTTCACAATCAGATCGCCCGTCATCTGCATTTTGCGCGCATCGACTCGTGTCATATCCATGGTATTCTGTTCAAGACGAATATCGGATTCGACAGACTCAAGACGTTTCGACAGAATCGCCTGATGTTCAGGCGAAATTTGTTTATTACTGTCTTTAATGTCCAGACTTTCCGTCGCACTGGTGCTGGCGTTAGGTTTAAGCGTTACGTCATTCAGATTTTTCGTTGCATCAGCGCCGGTTTTCTTCATATTTAGCGTTTTCAGAGAATCGACGCCATCAGCGCCGAGTTTGACGCTATTCTGCCCGTTCAGCACATTTTTAATACTCTGGCTTTCAGTGGTCAGTTTATCGATCTTCGAGGCATTATGTTTAAGCGCGCCCCTCTCATTTTGCAGCCCTTTATATTCCAGTTTCGCGCCTACGCCAGTGATCCCCAACTGCAGCGCGCTCTGTGAAATACTGCCGGATAACGCATTCATCCCTTCACGCAGCATGGCGCTTGCCGTCGTTTTGGCTGCATCAAAACTCACTAATGACAATTTACCAGACAGTTTGCTATCCGCCTGGTTCAGCGTCAACATTAACGTATTTGCGGCAGCCAACAGCGCAACGGCATTAGAAGACATCCCGCTAATATCAAAAAATGTTCCGACTTCCGCCTTCTGCTCACGTAACTGGGTCTGCACCATCTCGTTCGCTTTCGTCGTGACATTATTTGTCAGGGCATTCAGATTCTGATTCATGTCAGTATTCTGAATAGCGGTTTTCAAAAATGAGGTGATCGTTCCGGTGGTTTGCGTTAATACCCCTGGTGCTGGCGCGCTCAGTGTAGGGCTCAATCCCAGATCACCAATTTTGCCGCTGCTAATGCCAATATGGTTCAAAATATCTTTAACGTTAACGGATTGCGAACCTGGCTGTGAAGTATTCTCAACAGAATGATTATTTAAATAATTTGCGGGGTTAATTCCCACATTGCTAACTAACATATTTTTCTCCCTTTATTTTGGCAGTTTTTATGCGCGACTCTGGCGCAGAATAAAACGCGACGCATCCGCATTTTGCTGTACCGCAGAAGACATGACTTTTTGTAGTTCCGCAGTCACCTTCTGGTTTTCACCAAATATTTCTACGGATTGTTTAAGCCACTGCTGAATCTGGTCCATGGCAAAACGGGCGAGCATAAAATCAGAAAGTGCCTCGCTGGCATTTTTGATAAATACGCCTTCGGCAACACCACCGGCTGACTGGGCTGCGGTATTCGTCACTTCCATGCCCAGCGTCACTTTATTTAAAGTATTCCCTATCAGTTCCTTACTTAACGTATTCGTTTGCAGGCCCATCTTGCTGCCCACATTACCCAGGCTGGTCGTAATACGCTGCATTCCCTGGGTCAGGAATTTGCTGCTGTTTTGCGCCATCTGTTTCAGCACATTAGGCACCAGCTTCTTAATCGTTTCGCCCATCATTTTGCTCAGCGCGCTACCCAGTTTCGCCGCGGCACCTTTCCCGACGACGGCGACCACCACAATGACTGCGACCATCGCAATGGCTGCGACAATCGCCCCGACAATACTGCCGGCCATTTCTGCGGTTTTCTTATCGACGCCTAATCCTTCCAGCGCTTTGGTAATCGCCTTGCCAATCAGCTCCATTAACGGCTTCAGCACATGCTCCATAATTGGATTCAGCGCTTGTTGGATAAACGACACTCCCGTCGTCGCCTTCACAATCTCGTCGGCTACCATTACTGCAAGCCCTACTGCGGCCAGCGCCAGACTCGCCCCGCCGGTAAAAATAGCGCCCACTACGCTGACAATGGTCAACAGCGCGCCGAGCACTTTCCCGATACACCCCATAATACGGTTTGTTTCTTCGGCTTTACGCGTTTCCTCCTGGAATTCAGCCGATTTCTTTTCCATCTCTGCCTGACGCCCTTCCTGCAAGGCGCTGAAAAGCGCAAGATCGTTTTGCAGGCTTTCTTCCGTATTTTTGCCCACAATCTCAATAAACATGGCCATGAGCATGGTGAGGCGGGCGACATTTGACAGATTATCCTGCTCGCCCTGGGAAACCTGCTGCTGAGAGGAGGCATTCGCCGTTCCCTGGAATTTGGTCAGAATGCTATCCGCTTTTTCGGCTTTCGCTTTTGCGTCTGTGCCTGCTTTAACCGTCGCATCCGCGGCCTTATCTAAGGCCTCTTTCGCCTCCGTCGCTTCTTTACCGGCCTGCTCTACCGCGGCTTCAGCTTGTGCATAGCTGGGGTCAGCCGGGTCCAGCGATTGCAGTTTATTTTGCGCCTGCGTCAGTTTTTTGGCCGCCGCGTCATAAACACTCTTGGCGGTATCCGTTTTTTTGATACTGGCTTCATAGAGATCCGTCGCCTCCTGAGCCTCTCCCAGAGCCGACTGGAATTCTTTCGATACCTGAATACCCATCTCTTTTTGTGACTCAATCATCGCCTGCCATACCGCCAGACGAGACTCCAGTTGAGACAGCGAAACATCGCCCAGTAGCGTCATGAGTTTGCCAAGCAGCAGCGTCAATTGACCTTCGCTGGAGAGCTTTTCTTTGGCGGCGTCCGTAGGCGGCGTCAGGCTGATCGTATTTATCGAGGTCTCTCCGGACCTTGTACCCGCTTTAAGATCGCCTGCTTTCGTGGCCACCACATCTTTAAACGCTTTATCCGCCGCTTTTAAAAAGTCCGTGTTCTTACGAACGCCCTCAAAAGCCGCCTCTGCGAGGCGCGGATTTTGGGTATATCCGCTGCGGCTAATGCTACTTGCGTCATTTACCATAATTATTCCTTTTCTTGTTCACTATGCTGCTCTGTCTCCGCGGTTTTTAGCGCCTCCAGATAGACCAACGCTTTTGCCCGAAGAGACTCATCTTCAGTACGTTCATTGACAAGTTCAAAACACTGTCTGGCTTTTGCTGCTTTACGCATAAGCAATTGACACTGCCCGGTAAAAAAAACGGGGCGATAGTCATTTTTAAGTAACGTAAAAGCCACTGCATAAAGATCACAGGCTTTCTGAAATTGTTTTTTCAGTTGGCATACCGCCGCCAGTCCCATGGTGTAATCGGGATTGTAAAAATCATAAATGCATAAGAAACGAAAGAATGTCTCTGCTTCATCAAGACGTCCCTGGTTATAAAACTCATAAGCATGAGCATATAAACCATCCATCATATCCTGAGGTATTCCATGAACGTCTTTCAGAGTGGCGCCTTCGCTAACGGCATCCCAAATCATTTCCGCAACACGTTCTTCGCTGACATTATTTTGATAATCCATTACTTACTCCTATTATCTGTCACCGATTTTGCAGAATTTAACGACTGCGATTATCTGATGCAGGTATTAAATCCTGACGGTGGTTAGTAAACATTCAAAAAACGCCCAATGAATAAATCACTACTGCTTCACGCGGGTCAGTGCCGGACCTCGTTTTCCTGAGGCTGAATAACGTCCTTGCCCGCGTTTTCCACCTCTTCCAGCCACACCAGAAGACGTAAAACTTCATCAATTTCTTCCAGACTCACCAAATCATAACGACGATGAGTTTTAAAAAGCGCACGCGCCAGTTTGATATCGACGATAACGGGTACGCCAACTTTCTCCGCATAGGCACGAACGGCCAGCGCGCGCTGATTAGTTTCATACACCGAGATCATCGGAATCGGCATCAGTTCAGGTTTAAAATAAATACCGATAGTAATATGTGTTGGGTTAGCCACAATCAGACGCGAGTTTTCAATATCAGATTTCACCTGTTCAGACAAAATCTCCATATGAATTTCACGCCGTTTGGATTTAACCTCCGGATTGCCTTCCTGCTCTTTCATCTCACGCTTTACTTCTTCCTTATCCATTTTCATGTCTTTCATGGTCAGGAAATATTCAGCGATGGCATCCAATAATAGAACAATTAATGCACAAACAAGACAGGTTAATACTAACGCGAGAAGAAGTTCACGCCAGATAACGGCCATTCCCGCAACATTGCCATTTAACTGCGAAAAGATTTCAATCTTATATTTTTTCCAGCAGATTATTGCGGCTACCACAAAGGAGGAGAGATACAGTAAGGTTTTAACCGTATCTTTTACCGTACGCATACTGAAAATCTTTTTCGCCCCCTCGACAGGGTTTAGCGCTGACAAATTGGGTTTTAATGCCTCTGTCGCCAGCACAAATCCAGCCTGTAATAAGGCCGGTAATGCGGAGCACACTAAGCAGAGCAGCATAAATGGGATCAGGTATTTTAGTCCTAACCAAAAAACGGCCAGACTGTAATCAGCCATGCTCTGATTAAAATTATCCGCAATGATGAGCTTAACAATCCCCATAAACTCATTAAATGAGCCATACGACACCAGATAGGCAATTCCCCCTACGGTGAGACAGGCGATAATAAGATCTTTACTTTTAAATGACTGGCCTTTCTTAGCGGAGTCTTCCAGCCTTTTTTTAGTCGGTTTTTCTGTTTTATTCGACGACATGCGTTGCTCCCCGCTCGTAGAACCAGCTACTTAATCCCGTGGCCTGGAAAGACAGTCGCAGCACATTGTCCGGGAGTACTGGAGAGAAATAAAACAGCATGATTAATACCGCGATACCGCTTTTCACCGTCAGTGAAATAGCAAACGCGTTCATCTGGGGAGCAAAACGCGACAATAATCCCAGAAAGACCTCTGACAGCAACAAAACCAATACGACCGGACTGGCCAGAACTAACGCATTTTGCGCCACCTGATTAATAAACGTTAATAAAGGCGGTAATGAAGGCGTACACTCATTCATTGGATCGCATAGCTGATAGCTTTTATTTAAGACGTCAACCATGGTAACCAGCCCGCCATTTTGTAAATACACGACCGCGGCAAACATGTTCAGGAAATTAGCCATTTCCGAGGTATCAATGCCATTTGCCGGATCGATACTGCTACTGAGCGTTGCGCCTCTCTGGTTATCGATGATACAGCCCAACGCATGTAACACCCAAAAAGGCCACGACAGCAGGCAGCCCAGCATAACGCCTACCGCAGCTTCTTGCAGAATTAACGGGATCATCGCCACCGATAAAAACGGCGGCGCCTCACTCAGTTCATGCGGCCATACTCCCAGCGCCACCAGTACGATAATGGCATTTCTCGGCGCGCCGCTTAATACCCCGCTATTTAAAAAGGGCAGAAAGAAAAAAATCGGCGCCACACGAGCAAATCCCATTGCCGCAGCGGCAACCAGGTTATGAATTTCAAAGTACAACGCATAAAACATTTTTTACCCCTTCGCCAACGCCAGAAATATCACCTGACGCCCGTAAGAGAGTAAAACTTCGCCATACCAGCCAGACAGTAAGAACAGACATAAACACACGCCAAGTAACTTAATACCAAAAGGCAGCGTTTGTTCCTGTAATTGCGTTACCGTCTGGAATAATCCAACCAGCAGGCCGATAACCGTTGCGACAATCGTCGGCCATCCTGAAAGGATCAGAACAAGATAGAGCGCCTTATTACCTGCAAACACTAAATCATCCATTTAACTTTCCCGTCTCGTAATGATGTCATGTTGCAATGTCCATATACTGTAATATCAATCCCTTAGACAGTAAGGTCCAGCCATCAAGCGCGACAAAAAGCACCAGCTTAATGGGTGTAGATATCGTCACCGGACTCATCATCATCATCCCCAACGCCAGCAACACGCTGGATACCACAAGGTCGACGACGACAAAGGGCAAATAGAGATAAAAACCAATTTTAAACGCGCTTTTTATTTCGCTCAGCGCATAGGCAGGTAATAACGCAAAGATTGAAGGTTTTTCAATTTCTTCTTTATCACGTTTTACCGTTTCAGTCTCTTCTCCATATTGACGCTTCAGTTGCGCGCTTTCAAAAAACTGGACTAACTCCCGATCTGAATACTTGATCAGATAATCACGGTAGCCGTCCAGCCCTTCATCAACATGTTTACTTAATGACGAAATATCATTAAATGAAACCCCTTCGTCCTCAAAATAGACGTAGGCATCGTGCATTATTGGCCACATAACAAACATTGAAAGCAGCAAGGCGACGCCGTTAAGCGTCATATTTGACGGTATCTGCTGCAGTCCCAGGGCGTTACGCACCATGACAAATACAATCGAAAACTTAACAAAACAGGTTCCTGAAGCAATAATAAAGGGCAACAGGGTGGAAAATGCCAGTAAGGCAATTAATGAGATATCATTTCCCATTACCAGACTCGCTCAACCATTCATGAATCTCAACACCTAAGGTGTCATTCATCTGTACCAGCTCGCCATTTCCAAGCAAAACGCCATTCGCCATAATCTCAACATTCAATTCAGCATTTGTCGGCAGCGATAATAGCTGTTGCTGTCCTATCGCTTCGAGATCGGCCAGAGTCACGTTCTTACGATGCAAAACAAATTCCAGTTTGACGGGTAATTGATTCAGGCCAGGCAGAATTCCTGCAGTTTCTGTTTCATTTTTTTCTTCTTCGATATGCTGAATATCTAACGTTTCCACAATAATTCCCCCTTCAACACGGTTGAAATGACCTAACTTTTTCGAATAACAATAAACTTCCGCACTGGAATGGCGAATCAGGAGCACATCGCCAATCCCGATACGGCCCAGTAGCGCTCGCTGCGTGTCGCTACTACCGATAACAAAACGTAACGGCCAACGCAGATTTTTCGGTCTGCCTCCTCCGGCGGCGGGCAGTTCAGGAAGATGCTCAAACCACAGGCCCCCCCGCTCGGTCATAACATGCAGCAGTTTCCCTTCTGGCAGTGCGCTTCCCGGCACCGGATCCTCCACATATAAACGCCGGCAGGACAAATGCGGTACGGGTAATTCAAATGGCCGCTCTGTCGACGCAAGCCAGGGAACAACCAGATGCTCAGCGCCGGCAGAAACCGCCGCCCCCGCCAGAGCAGGAGAAACATGTTCAAGCCAGTCACGGGGTTTAATCCAGGCCGACCATCTTTTTTCTGCATCGCTCACCCGAACCCACATTCCCTGTCGCGTCGGATACTCCAGCGTGGCGTCCTGGCCGTTGCGCAGGCATGCTGCCGCGGTTTGAGCCAACCGCCATTCGCGGCGCTCGATCTGTCTCACACGCAAAGACATCAGGCGTCATCCTCCTCGCCAGAATGCTGTCCGTGCTGTTGCTGCTGCGGGTTTTGCTGATCGTCTCGCATCAGGTGCCAGCGCTGAGGGTTACCGTTCTGCCATTGATCATGCAAACGATGCTCAACCTGCGTATTTGACGGTATTAACGAAAACTCCCCTGCCTGCCGCGCCTGAATATTGACGGAGTAGTCATTTCCCCAGCGCTGAAAACGGTAAGTCAGCGAGTTATCATCTCCCTTCACCCCATCGGTGATCGGGAAAGTCGTCATCGCCTGTTTTGAGTGCGCCGCTAAAGGCATATTTTCATCACCACCGGATAATTGGCTGAGATCGGCAATCGTTGTGGGTTGCAGGGAAAGCTGAGAAGCCTCTTTGATCTTCTTATGATCTTTATCATCAGACTTACTGGTATTGGTTGCCGCCATACGGGAAGAGGCGACATCCCCCGCCAGCGGCGTTCCGTCTTTACGAACGCCTTCGCCCGCGATAACTTTATGATCTCCATGGATCGCCTTGACATTATCGTCCGTGACACCCATGGCGTTATCCGCTAATTCACTGACGGCTTTTAAGTCAGTGGATAATTTTTTACTGCCGACTTCAGCTACCTGCATATTCCTGGACGATAATAACGCCGCGGTTTTATCTGCTTTCTTCACGTCTGATACCAGCGTGACTGATTTTTCAGATGTGACCTTCAACAATTTCTCTGCAATCCGAAAATCGCCTTTCACATTATGCTGCAGACCCGAAGCATGACCACTGTGCTGTTCTGATTTCGCTGGCGCGCCCTGTCGCAGTGCCGCCAGTAAAACGGGTAATGCTGTTTCCTTATGCATAACGAAAGTATCGCCATATTCGCGATCTTTTTTGTCATCGATATATTCTGTCTTATGTTTTTCCAACGCTTTCTTTAATGCTTCTGATAAACCGCTGACCTCATCCTGCTGCGGCAGTAAAAAATTTCTGGATGAACTGACAGATGACACATCGCCCATTAAATTATCTCCTCTGACTCGGCCTCTTCCTGCTGTATCTCCCGCTGAATATAGAGTCTTTTCTGACGGATTATCCAACGTTGATAGTTGCCTTCTTTACGCAACCAGTACTTACTTTTTTCCTGATACTCTTGTCTTTTCTTTTCCAGTTCGTCCCGTTTTTCCTGAATTTGGGTAATTTGAAGTTCTAAATCTTTTATCTGCCGACGAACAATAGACTGCTTACGTAATAACGAATAAATTTCTTCACGGCTCAGTTGTCTGTTTTCTGCACGCAGCGTATCTAATAGCAATTTCAGACCCGCGATCTGTTCAACAATCGCCGCCTCCTCAGCCTGCAATCTACGGTCCTCATCCTGATAGCGAAGTAATATCGACTCACACTGGGAATGAAATACCGTACAGCGCCGCTGCAGCACTTTAATTCTGGTCAGCGAATGCATTCATACCGCTCAACGTGTCATCAAAAGATGAATATTGCGCCACCGGCTGGCATAACCAGGCTTTCAGGCTATCCCGCATTTGCATCGCCCGATCGTTATCAATATTCTCACCGGGACGATATTCTCCTAAATCAATGAAGAGCTGGAGCTCTTCCAGGCGCGTCATTAATTTACGTACAGCAGAAGCCTGCTCAGCATGTGTCGCCGTCGTAACTTGTCCAAAAACGCGGCTGACACTTTTAAGAATATCAATTGCCGGGTAATGTCCCTGCCCGGCCAGCTTTCTGCTCAGATACAGGTGTCCGTCAAGAATAGAGCGAATTTCATCTGCCATCGGATCAGCCTCATCCTCACTTTCCAGCAGCACCGTATAAAAGGCAGTAATGCTTCCCTTCCCCGTCGCCCCAGGACGTTCCAGTAAACGGGGCAAATTATCGAATACGGAGGCCGGATAACCGCGACGGGCCGGACGCTCGCCTGACGCCAGGGCCACGTCTCGCAAAGCACGCGCATAACGGGTCATAGAATCGATAAAGAGCACAACCCGTTTGCCCTGGTCGCGGAAATATTCCGCTACGGTTGTCGCCAGTTGCGCCGCATTGCAGCGGTCCACCGAGGGAAAATCGGAGGTGGCAAAAACCAGAACACATTTTTCTTTCTTATGTGAGGCGCGCAGCATATCCACGAACTCAGTGACTTCACGGCCTCGTTCGCCGATAAGGCCAATAACAAAGACATCCGCCTCCGTTTGTTCGATTAGCATATGCATCAGCATGGTCTTACCACATCCTGCAGAAGCAAAAATCCCCATTCGCTGACCTACGCCACAGGTCAAAAGCCCGTCAATCGCCCGAACGCCGGTAATCAGCGGTTCATGGACACCCACGCGCGACGCATAAGAAGGCGGCGCGACATCAATGACGCGTTCCTCGCTAATCGGTGCCACTTCAGAGGTAAAACGCTCAACGATTTTCCCCGTCGGGTCTAACACCGCGCCCAATACCGAATATCCTACCCACGCTGATAACGCGCGCCCTGTAGGATAAAGCACCACATCGCGGGTCAATCCCTGGGCATTGCCGATAAGGCTGAGCACAGTGCGCTCCCGTTGTAAGCCAACGACCTGCGCGCGTGCGACGACCTGTTTTTGATGCCAGCCACGGCGTATTTCACACAGTTCGCCGATGGCCACATCACGCAATTCCGCTTCAATGATTGGGCCCGTTATTTTTTGTGGATAGGCCAGATACTGAAGTAAACGAGGTGTTTTCATCTCATTAGCGACCGACTAAAAACTTCCAGATAGTTGTAAAATCCATTCAATGCATTAGAGAATTTCTCACCGTCTGATAAGAAATCAGGATGAACTAAAGCTTTAAGCGTTAATTCCCCATTCTGTTCCCCTAATAACAATTGTCCGCCGCGGACAAATTGGCATCCTTCCATTATGGTCATTAAGATTTCATAGGCTCGCTGTTTTAATACTGCCATACTGTCAGCACCTAATTGTGACCAGATCCATACATCATCATCCTGAACGCTGATACAGATACTGGGTAATGCAAATAAATCCAGAACAATTGTCGAGTGACTATCTATTCCTCCAATTAATGCTGGATCGCAACCACTCACTTCCAGTGCGGAACGAACTAATTCAGAGATATCCAAATGTTGCATAGGTCTTTTCCTTAATTAAGTCCTTATATCGTTTTTATTACATTCACTGACTTGCTATCTGCTATCTCGCCGAAAGATAAAACCTCCAAATCCGGAAAACGACCTTCAATCATTTTCTTAATAAAACGACGGACATCAACAGACGTAAGGAGGACAAGATCTTTATGTGCAATCAACAAATCATCCAGCTTAAGCGTAATGAGATCCATCAAATTAGCGGAGGCATCCGGTTCAAGACTGAGGAAGGTGCTGCCAGAAGTCTGGCGAATACCTTTACGAATAATATCCTCAGCTTCGGCAGACACCATTACTGCTCGTAATTCACCGCCATTGGCGAATTTATGGCAGATATAACGTGCCATGGCTCCACGAATATGTTCCACCAGGTTAATGACATCTTTTTCTCTTGGCGCCCACAATGCGAGCGCTTCCATAATTAATTTCATATTACGCACGGAAACACGTTCGCTTAACAAGCGCTGTAAAACTTCAGAGATACGTTGTACCGTGGCATGCCTGAGAACTTCTTTAAGTAAGTCAGGAAATTTTGCCTCCAGCTGATCCAGCATATGTTTTGTTTCCTGAATACCAAAATACTCATTAACGTTGCGCGCCAGAGTTACCGCCAGACAGTGATAAAGCTCGTCAAGCGCATTCCGCAATACATATCCAAGTTCCCGAAGTTTTTCCCCTTCTTCGTACGTTACCCAAAAATACTGGCTGCTACCTTGCTGGTGAGTCGTTGGATTAATGCCAAAGGTAACAACTTCATCGGAATAATTTACCACTCGCATTAAATCAAAATAGACCGTAAATTGTTCAACGCGGATCTCATTAATCAACAATACGATGCTGTTATCGTCCAGTCCCTCACCATCTCGTAATAATACTTCTGGCAGT
The Salmonella bongori NCTC 12419 DNA segment above includes these coding regions:
- the spaM gene encoding SPI-1 type III secretion system protein SpaM, which translates into the protein MHSLTRIKVLQRRCTVFHSQCESILLRYQDEDRRLQAEEAAIVEQIAGLKLLLDTLRAENRQLSREEIYSLLRKQSIVRRQIKDLELQITQIQEKRDELEKKRQEYQEKSKYWLRKEGNYQRWIIRQKRLYIQREIQQEEAESEEII
- the invC gene encoding SctN family type III secretion system ATPase InvC, giving the protein MKTPRLLQYLAYPQKITGPIIEAELRDVAIGELCEIRRGWHQKQVVARAQVVGLQRERTVLSLIGNAQGLTRDVVLYPTGRALSAWVGYSVLGAVLDPTGKIVERFTSEVAPISEERVIDVAPPSYASRVGVHEPLITGVRAIDGLLTCGVGQRMGIFASAGCGKTMLMHMLIEQTEADVFVIGLIGERGREVTEFVDMLRASHKKEKCVLVFATSDFPSVDRCNAAQLATTVAEYFRDQGKRVVLFIDSMTRYARALRDVALASGERPARRGYPASVFDNLPRLLERPGATGKGSITAFYTVLLESEDEADPMADEIRSILDGHLYLSRKLAGQGHYPAIDILKSVSRVFGQVTTATHAEQASAVRKLMTRLEELQLFIDLGEYRPGENIDNDRAMQMRDSLKAWLCQPVAQYSSFDDTLSGMNAFADQN
- the spaK gene encoding SPI-1 type III secretion system chaperone SpaK, whose amino-acid sequence is MQHLDISELVRSALEVSGCDPALIGGIDSHSTIVLDLFALPSICISVQDDDVWIWSQLGADSMAVLKQRAYEILMTIMEGCQFVRGGQLLLGEQNGELTLKALVHPDFLSDGEKFSNALNGFYNYLEVFSRSLMR